A genomic window from Mesorhizobium shangrilense includes:
- a CDS encoding type II toxin-antitoxin system prevent-host-death family antitoxin — MLVVLKLAGLRPAVITFADAGGEKPETLDHIDRMNGVLGDWSWPAIVVCRKVPLASTGYAELYGNCIVNETLPSLAFGMKGRHTSIPSASSTRTTRPNLKCTSSASRGARAGEAADRVGLRHLLKRSSAPVQGPSLIKSPQEVDWPSCRITYFLYNADFTDLEVEMKEFSFSDLSRRSGDVLDAAMAETVSLVKRGKAKVVMMPTAEYERLTGVRRRGQNAFTLATAPNEDIDDLMTGFQQILDDARKSGE, encoded by the coding sequence ATGCTCGTGGTGCTGAAGCTCGCCGGCCTTCGTCCCGCCGTCATCACCTTCGCCGATGCCGGCGGCGAAAAGCCCGAAACGCTCGATCACATCGACCGCATGAATGGTGTGCTCGGCGACTGGTCCTGGCCGGCAATCGTCGTGTGCCGCAAGGTTCCTCTCGCCAGCACCGGGTATGCGGAACTCTACGGCAACTGCATCGTCAACGAGACGCTACCCTCCCTCGCCTTCGGCATGAAGGGGCGACACACGTCCATACCAAGCGCCTCCTCGACCCGAACTACCCGCCCGAACCTGAAGTGTACATCAAGCGCAAGCCGCGGCGCCCGTGCTGGCGAAGCAGCGGACCGCGTTGGTCTTCGACACCTACTGAAGCGTTCCTCTGCTCCAGTGCAGGGACCATCGTTGATCAAATCGCCGCAAGAGGTTGATTGGCCTTCTTGCCGAATAACGTATTTTCTGTATAATGCAGATTTTACAGACTTGGAGGTCGAGATGAAGGAATTTTCGTTTTCGGATCTGAGCCGTCGGTCCGGCGACGTCCTGGACGCCGCCATGGCTGAGACAGTGTCCCTGGTGAAGCGCGGCAAGGCGAAGGTGGTGATGATGCCGACGGCGGAATACGAGCGCCTGACGGGGGTGCGTAGGCGGGGCCAGAACGCGTTCACGCTCGCCACCGCTCCCAACGAAGACATCGATGACCTGATGACAGGGTTTCAGCAGATTCTCGACGACGCCAGAAAGTCCGGCGAATGA
- a CDS encoding ArdC family protein, giving the protein MTSKSHKRSATVRRPDKDVYQRITNKIVEQLEAGVRPWHQPWGANGSPTRPLRHNGVPYRGINTVLLWMEATANGYASPYWMTYRQAQEMGGQVRKGETSTLVVYAGAIEKTEEGEHGEEIEQRIPFLKGYCVFNCDQIDNLPAQFTPAPIEPLPPMERFITADAFFANTGAKIRHGGNKAYFSLTDDLIGMPVFEAFESPDSYVSCLAHEVAHWTRHPTRLDRDFGRKTWGDEGYAIEECVAEISSAMICADIGIEDEPREDHAAYIGSWIKVLKNEKRAIFQAAAHAERAVAYLHSLQPDAATKDDAPRAAAA; this is encoded by the coding sequence ATGACCAGCAAATCCCACAAACGTTCCGCCACCGTCCGCCGTCCGGACAAGGACGTCTATCAGCGCATCACCAATAAAATCGTCGAGCAGCTCGAGGCCGGCGTGCGCCCTTGGCATCAGCCATGGGGTGCAAACGGATCGCCGACACGCCCGCTGCGCCACAATGGCGTGCCCTATCGTGGCATCAACACCGTGCTGCTCTGGATGGAGGCCACGGCTAACGGGTACGCCTCCCCCTACTGGATGACCTATCGCCAGGCTCAGGAAATGGGTGGACAGGTCAGAAAGGGAGAAACCTCCACGCTCGTCGTCTATGCCGGTGCAATCGAAAAGACCGAGGAAGGCGAACATGGCGAGGAAATCGAGCAGCGCATCCCCTTCCTGAAAGGCTACTGCGTCTTCAACTGCGACCAGATCGACAATCTTCCGGCCCAGTTCACCCCCGCACCAATCGAGCCGCTCCCGCCCATGGAGCGCTTTATCACCGCCGACGCCTTCTTCGCCAATACCGGCGCCAAGATCCGTCACGGCGGCAACAAGGCTTACTTCAGTCTCACTGACGACCTCATCGGAATGCCCGTCTTCGAGGCGTTCGAGTCGCCGGACTCTTACGTTTCGTGCCTCGCACATGAGGTCGCACATTGGACTCGGCACCCGACCCGCCTCGACCGTGATTTCGGCCGCAAGACATGGGGTGACGAAGGCTACGCGATCGAAGAATGTGTGGCCGAAATTTCGAGTGCCATGATTTGCGCGGATATCGGCATCGAGGATGAACCGCGCGAGGATCACGCCGCCTATATTGGCAGCTGGATCAAAGTTTTAAAAAACGAGAAGCGGGCCATTTTCCAAGCCGCCGCTCATGCCGAACGTGCCGTCGCCTACCTGCACAGCCTGCAGCCCGACGCCGCCACCAAGGACGATGCGCCGCGGGCCGCGGCCGCCTGA
- a CDS encoding type II toxin-antitoxin system RelE/ParE family toxin, whose protein sequence is MTAKLVIPREQAREDVDKAVENYLETAGPRVTTNLVEQLERAYTQIASYPAAGSPRFAYELGVPNLRHVRINGFPYLIFYVELAAHIDVWRVLHAKRDIPAWLEDPDLPPM, encoded by the coding sequence GTGACGGCGAAGCTGGTTATTCCGCGCGAGCAAGCGCGAGAGGACGTTGACAAGGCCGTTGAAAACTATCTCGAAACAGCTGGTCCACGGGTTACGACCAACCTGGTCGAGCAGCTCGAACGGGCTTACACTCAAATTGCCAGTTATCCGGCCGCCGGGTCGCCGCGCTTCGCCTACGAACTCGGCGTCCCCAATCTGCGCCACGTTCGGATCAATGGTTTTCCTTATCTGATTTTTTATGTCGAGTTGGCCGCGCACATAGACGTCTGGCGCGTCCTGCATGCCAAACGCGATATACCAGCCTGGTTGGAAGATCCCGACTTGCCCCCTATGTAG
- a CDS encoding ribbon-helix-helix domain-containing protein codes for MFETKSRTNLVFVNQSGHKIIGDHKRVPIRQHRYRHAGVVAALLGALSTPQAIRHEEPAPTRLNKQREKKGKVPVAPVIVIDVRASHLAKSPGRGRPPWRTATSSPSLPGVNVEGDIPPLNPERGERCNDYIILAIFCHNAYLGRMSTMNISLPDNLKTFVDQQVSERGYGTSSEYVRELIRRDRDREQLRGLLMEGASTPPTEPIDDRYFENLRDRIQSRTKA; via the coding sequence ATGTTCGAAACCAAGAGCCGCACCAATCTCGTTTTTGTTAATCAATCGGGTCACAAAATCATCGGCGACCACAAGCGCGTGCCCATCCGCCAACACCGATACCGGCACGCTGGCGTGGTCGCCGCTCTTCTTGGTGCACTCTCGACACCGCAGGCGATCCGGCACGAAGAACCGGCACCAACTCGCCTCAACAAGCAGCGCGAGAAGAAGGGCAAGGTGCCGGTCGCGCCCGTGATTGTCATCGACGTGCGCGCCAGCCATCTCGCCAAGTCACCGGGCAGAGGCCGACCACCCTGGCGGACGGCCACGTCATCCCCGTCGCTCCCTGGGGTGAACGTCGAAGGCGACATCCCGCCGCTCAATCCGGAACGTGGTGAAAGGTGTAACGACTACATCATTCTTGCCATTTTTTGCCATAACGCCTATCTTGGGCGCATGAGCACCATGAACATATCCTTGCCCGACAACCTCAAAACCTTCGTCGACCAACAGGTCTCCGAACGAGGATACGGCACAAGCAGCGAGTACGTTCGCGAATTGATCCGACGTGATCGGGATCGTGAACAGTTGCGCGGCCTGCTCATGGAAGGTGCATCAACACCACCGACCGAGCCGATCGACGACCGCTACTTCGAAAACCTGCGCGATCGCATTCAAAGCCGCACCAAAGCGTGA
- the repC gene encoding plasmid replication protein RepC, which produces METHISTTPFGRRPMTLGMISSQVAAKAMPADLTVHKWHVFQNIKEARGALGATDRALAILDALLSFHPDTALYGDSELIVWPSNEQLIGRANGMPPSTLRRHLAVLVECGLIIRRDSPNGKRYARKGQGGEIEQAYGFDISPIVARAAELKELAEVVRAEKRAYRVVKERLTICRRDIVKMIDAGIEEGVPANWGRVQQTYQAIVGQIPRTAPCQVLEAITAKLEDLWAEVREVLESFVKTKNMSANESHIERHIQNSKPDSKSESESGLGNRDEADGNVADTDNVRSLPKRELPLGIVLDACPNMLWLVKGGGGIRNWREFLAAAEVARPALGISPSAWEEARTAMGGQQAAIAIAAIYQRQDQINSAGGYLRSLTDRAKAGKFSVWPMVMALLRAKLDASKTTGTGSEAEAAAVDLETAGKVVRTENRLEISDALRRSLDKPGRRS; this is translated from the coding sequence ATGGAAACGCATATCTCAACGACGCCCTTTGGGCGGCGGCCGATGACGCTTGGTATGATTTCAAGCCAGGTGGCCGCAAAGGCAATGCCGGCGGACCTAACAGTCCACAAATGGCATGTCTTCCAGAACATCAAGGAAGCCCGAGGCGCCTTGGGCGCGACCGATCGCGCACTGGCCATACTTGACGCCCTGCTTTCGTTTCATCCGGACACCGCGCTCTATGGCGATAGCGAGCTGATCGTCTGGCCCTCCAATGAGCAGTTGATCGGCCGCGCCAATGGCATGCCACCTTCGACGCTACGGCGGCACCTGGCTGTCTTGGTCGAGTGTGGCTTGATCATCCGCAGGGACAGCCCCAACGGCAAACGCTACGCGCGGAAAGGGCAAGGGGGCGAGATCGAGCAAGCCTACGGCTTCGACATCTCGCCGATCGTGGCGCGCGCAGCGGAGCTCAAGGAGCTGGCGGAAGTCGTCCGAGCCGAGAAGAGGGCCTACCGAGTCGTTAAGGAACGGCTAACCATATGCCGCCGCGACATCGTCAAGATGATAGACGCCGGCATCGAGGAAGGAGTTCCGGCAAATTGGGGCAGGGTCCAGCAAACCTATCAAGCCATCGTCGGCCAGATTCCCCGTACAGCGCCCTGCCAGGTCCTCGAAGCCATCACCGCCAAGCTGGAGGACCTCTGGGCTGAAGTGCGTGAGGTATTGGAATCATTCGTAAAAACAAAGAATATGAGCGCCAATGAGTCTCATATCGAGCGCCACATACAGAATTCAAAACCAGACTCTAAATCTGAATCTGAAAGCGGCTTAGGAAATAGGGATGAAGCGGACGGCAACGTTGCGGACACTGACAACGTACGGAGCCTGCCGAAGCGCGAGCTGCCGTTGGGGATCGTGCTGGATGCCTGCCCGAACATGCTTTGGCTGGTGAAGGGCGGCGGCGGAATCCGCAACTGGCGTGAATTTCTGGCCGCGGCCGAGGTTGCCCGGCCAGCCCTGGGCATCAGCCCGAGCGCCTGGGAGGAAGCGCGAACGGCAATGGGTGGGCAGCAGGCGGCGATTGCCATTGCCGCGATCTACCAGCGGCAGGACCAGATCAACAGCGCCGGCGGCTATTTGCGCAGCCTGACGGACCGAGCAAAGGCCGGAAAGTTCTCGGTCTGGCCGATGGTGATGGCCTTGTTGCGGGCAAAGCTTGACGCATCGAAGACAACTGGAACCGGTTCCGAGGCTGAAGCCGCTGCGGTCGATTTGGAGACGGCGGGCAAGGTTGTGCGCACCGAAAACCGGCTGGAAATCAGCGATGCGTTGCGCCGCAGTCTCGACAAGCCGGGACGCAGGTCATGA
- the repB gene encoding plasmid partitioning protein RepB: MSRKRIFANLESAPAQVGPESPGPETAEPQAARRSSRIRPLLGSPDLLESGSGSPVGALGQSLGELNERSKRADEIELRLISGQTIVELDTNSVEPSFIPDRMLSDDEAFRSFVEAIRNEGQQVPILVRPHPEYPAKYQVAFGHRRLRAAIELGIPVKAIVRKLTDQELVVAQGQENNERQDLSYIEKVRFAQQLERRFSRDVIMSALSVYKSDLSNMLAVGAKISVDLIEAIGPAHGVGRRNWMALADVVADSAQLDKARAVTQQHQFAALSSKDRFEAVARSLKPGALARSQDTLLSDAGQEIGRITQSKQKVTVTIDRKSSPEFAEFVLNELPRLFKEYRQSR; this comes from the coding sequence ATGAGCCGCAAGCGCATTTTCGCCAACCTGGAATCTGCCCCGGCACAAGTTGGACCCGAATCCCCCGGTCCCGAGACCGCCGAGCCACAGGCAGCCAGACGGTCTTCGCGCATTCGCCCCCTTTTAGGTTCGCCCGATCTGTTGGAGAGCGGTTCTGGGTCGCCAGTGGGGGCTTTGGGGCAATCTCTGGGGGAATTGAATGAGCGTTCGAAGAGGGCTGATGAGATAGAGCTACGATTGATCTCTGGTCAGACGATCGTCGAGCTCGACACCAACAGCGTCGAGCCATCGTTTATCCCCGATCGAATGTTGAGCGACGACGAAGCGTTCCGCAGCTTCGTGGAGGCAATAAGGAATGAGGGCCAGCAAGTCCCCATTCTCGTGCGTCCGCATCCTGAATATCCGGCCAAGTATCAAGTCGCCTTCGGGCACCGGCGCCTGCGCGCGGCGATTGAGCTAGGGATTCCAGTCAAAGCTATCGTGCGCAAGCTCACAGACCAGGAATTGGTCGTCGCCCAAGGCCAGGAGAATAACGAACGGCAGGATCTCTCCTATATTGAAAAAGTTCGTTTCGCCCAGCAGCTCGAGCGGCGCTTTTCGCGGGATGTGATCATGTCAGCTCTGTCTGTCTATAAGAGCGACTTGTCGAACATGCTGGCTGTCGGCGCCAAGATTTCTGTTGATCTCATCGAGGCGATTGGTCCCGCGCATGGCGTTGGCCGGCGCAATTGGATGGCATTGGCCGATGTCGTAGCGGATTCCGCCCAACTGGACAAGGCGAGAGCTGTTACGCAGCAGCACCAATTCGCCGCCCTTTCCTCAAAGGACAGGTTTGAAGCTGTGGCGCGATCGCTCAAGCCCGGCGCGCTCGCCCGCAGCCAGGATACGCTTCTATCGGATGCTGGTCAGGAAATCGGCCGCATCACCCAGAGCAAACAGAAAGTCACGGTCACAATCGACCGGAAATCATCACCGGAGTTTGCGGAATTCGTGCTCAACGAGCTGCCGCGCCTCTTCAAGGAGTATCGGCAGAGCCGCTAA
- the repA gene encoding plasmid partitioning protein RepA, with protein MVSTAAALEPASQPEELKTLIQRHSATLSTQLQAHHLSTFPPNAEKGIRNFSPAETAKLIGITEGYLRQVAAEIPDVSTVSGGGRRSYSVDAIHTIRKFLDSGARGNRRYLPWRADGEDLQVITVMNFKGGSGKTTTTAHLAQYLALKGYRVLAIDLDPQASLSALFGHQPEIDVGPNETLYGAIRYDDERRPIAEIVRATYIPDLHLIPGNLELMEFEHDTPRALMNRSPGDTMFFARIGQALAQVQKIYDVVVIDCPPQLGYLTLSALTAATSVLITVHPQMLDVMSMSQFLAMTGDLLDEISRAGASSQFKWMKYLITRFEPSDGPQNQMVAFLRSIFGEHVLNHPMLKSTAISDAGLTNQTIFEVERSQFTRTTYDRATESMESVNAEIEALIKKAWGRPL; from the coding sequence ATGGTAAGCACTGCTGCCGCACTTGAGCCAGCCAGCCAGCCGGAAGAACTGAAAACGCTAATCCAGCGTCACTCCGCTACGCTATCGACTCAGCTGCAGGCCCACCATCTCAGCACATTTCCTCCCAATGCCGAAAAGGGTATCCGCAATTTCTCACCTGCCGAGACCGCAAAGCTGATCGGGATAACCGAAGGCTACCTGCGACAGGTCGCCGCCGAAATTCCGGATGTGTCCACGGTCTCCGGTGGTGGACGGCGTTCCTATTCGGTCGACGCGATTCATACGATTCGCAAGTTCCTGGACAGCGGAGCTAGGGGCAACAGGCGTTATCTCCCTTGGCGAGCCGACGGTGAAGATCTTCAGGTTATCACGGTGATGAACTTCAAGGGTGGGTCTGGAAAGACAACGACCACGGCCCACCTTGCTCAATACCTCGCCCTAAAAGGCTATCGGGTCCTGGCAATCGACCTTGATCCACAGGCGAGTCTATCCGCTCTCTTCGGCCATCAGCCCGAAATCGATGTCGGCCCAAATGAAACCCTCTATGGGGCAATCCGCTACGACGACGAACGGCGGCCCATCGCTGAAATCGTCCGCGCGACATACATCCCCGATTTGCACCTGATTCCTGGCAATCTCGAACTGATGGAGTTCGAACACGATACTCCACGCGCACTCATGAACCGATCGCCGGGCGACACGATGTTCTTTGCCCGTATTGGCCAAGCACTCGCGCAGGTTCAGAAGATCTATGATGTCGTAGTGATCGATTGCCCCCCGCAACTGGGCTATCTCACTCTGTCCGCGCTTACGGCCGCGACATCGGTCCTGATTACCGTCCATCCGCAGATGCTCGACGTCATGTCGATGAGCCAGTTTCTGGCAATGACGGGCGATTTGTTGGATGAAATCAGCAGGGCGGGGGCTTCATCGCAATTCAAATGGATGAAGTATCTGATTACCCGGTTTGAGCCGAGCGACGGACCTCAAAATCAGATGGTCGCGTTCCTCCGCTCTATCTTCGGGGAGCATGTCCTCAATCATCCGATGCTGAAAAGCACAGCAATTTCCGATGCGGGACTTACGAACCAGACGATCTTCGAGGTTGAACGCAGCCAATTTACGCGGACAACCTACGACCGCGCGACGGAATCGATGGAGAGCGTCAACGCAGAGATAGAAGCCCTCATCAAGAAAGCGTGGGGGAGACCGCTATGA
- a CDS encoding site-specific integrase, with amino-acid sequence MMDEKAKGKHSAGEDKASADDLPDIVDVVMEMCQAPADPPSPRPQPASSSEPTLGLPAHLEQLADHARKYVEAASSANTRRAYAADWKHFCAWVRRQHLEVLPPDPQVVGLYMTACASGKVTGDKKTNSVATIERRLSSLSWNYAQRGQPLDRKDRHIATVLAGIRNSHASPPRQKEAILPEDLIAMLETLDRGTLRGLRDRAMLLLGFAGGLRRSEIVGLDLARDQTEDGRGWIEVLDKGVLVTLRGKTGWREVEIGRGSSDATCPVVAMQTWLRLARIAHGPLFRRVTGHGKAVGAERLNDQEVARLVKRAALAAGVRGDLSEGERATKFSGHSLRSGLASSAEVDERYVQKQLGHTTAEMTRRYQRRRDRFRVNLTKASGL; translated from the coding sequence ATGATGGACGAGAAAGCCAAGGGCAAACATTCCGCCGGAGAAGACAAGGCAAGCGCCGACGACCTGCCAGATATTGTCGACGTGGTGATGGAAATGTGCCAAGCACCCGCTGATCCCCCCTCGCCTCGCCCGCAGCCGGCGTCCAGTTCGGAGCCAACGTTGGGCCTGCCGGCGCATCTCGAACAGCTCGCTGACCACGCGCGAAAATATGTCGAGGCCGCAAGCTCGGCCAACACCCGCCGCGCCTACGCCGCTGACTGGAAGCATTTCTGTGCCTGGGTGCGCCGGCAGCATCTCGAGGTGTTGCCGCCCGATCCTCAGGTGGTCGGCCTTTACATGACGGCCTGCGCGTCCGGTAAGGTAACAGGCGACAAGAAAACGAACTCTGTTGCGACGATCGAGCGGCGCCTTTCGTCGCTCTCGTGGAATTATGCGCAGCGCGGCCAGCCGTTGGACAGAAAAGACCGGCATATCGCGACTGTGCTGGCTGGCATTCGCAACAGCCACGCCTCCCCTCCCCGGCAGAAAGAAGCAATTCTCCCGGAGGATTTGATTGCCATGCTCGAGACCCTCGATCGCGGCACGCTGCGTGGCCTGCGCGACCGCGCCATGCTGCTCTTGGGTTTCGCCGGCGGCCTGCGCCGCTCGGAAATTGTCGGCCTCGACCTTGCCAGGGATCAAACCGAGGACGGCCGTGGCTGGATCGAGGTTTTGGACAAAGGCGTTCTCGTCACACTGCGCGGAAAGACCGGTTGGCGTGAGGTCGAGATCGGCCGCGGCTCGTCGGATGCTACCTGTCCGGTTGTCGCGATGCAGACCTGGCTGAGGCTGGCCCGCATCGCACATGGACCGTTGTTTCGGCGTGTCACGGGGCACGGCAAGGCGGTTGGTGCGGAGCGGCTCAACGACCAGGAAGTAGCGCGGCTGGTCAAGCGCGCGGCACTCGCCGCCGGTGTTCGCGGCGATCTGTCCGAAGGCGAGCGTGCGACGAAGTTCTCGGGCCATTCCTTGCGCTCTGGCCTAGCCTCGTCGGCCGAGGTCGACGAGCGCTACGTGCAAAAGCAGCTCGGCCACACCACCGCCGAAATGACCCGGCGCTATCAGCGCCGAAGAGATCGATTCCGCGTCAATCTCACCAAGGCCTCTGGGTTGTAG
- a CDS encoding type II toxin-antitoxin system VapC family toxin — MFLDASAIIAIIADEEDGLALAARLGQAGRVSVSPIVVHETVAGLARKRACPIEAAEELVTLMLDEIPAQIIEINGAIGREAIRAFRHKADLNMGDCFAYACARLYDIPLLFKGNDFVHTDIEVA; from the coding sequence ATGTTTCTCGACGCCTCGGCCATCATCGCCATCATCGCCGATGAAGAGGATGGCTTGGCGCTTGCCGCTCGCCTTGGTCAGGCCGGAAGGGTTAGCGTCTCGCCGATCGTGGTGCATGAGACCGTCGCCGGCCTGGCGCGCAAACGTGCCTGCCCGATCGAAGCGGCGGAAGAACTCGTCACCCTCATGCTGGACGAGATTCCCGCGCAAATCATCGAGATTAATGGCGCGATCGGGCGCGAAGCCATCCGGGCGTTCCGGCACAAGGCGGATCTGAATATGGGCGATTGTTTCGCCTACGCTTGCGCCAGGCTCTACGACATTCCCCTCCTGTTCAAGGGCAATGATTTTGTGCACACCGACATTGAGGTGGCATGA
- a CDS encoding type II toxin-antitoxin system VapB family antitoxin codes for MEMAFSVKDESTDAAVRRLTKLKNMSLTDTIRDAVEQEYQRSRGAIPLPQRLKALAELYRAFPETGAQADKAFFDDLSGNS; via the coding sequence ATGGAGATGGCGTTTTCCGTCAAGGACGAAAGCACCGATGCGGCGGTCCGCAGACTGACAAAACTCAAGAACATGAGCCTTACCGACACGATCCGCGACGCCGTCGAACAGGAGTATCAACGCAGCCGCGGCGCAATCCCCCTGCCCCAGCGGCTGAAGGCGCTTGCCGAGCTTTATCGCGCCTTTCCCGAAACCGGCGCCCAAGCCGACAAGGCCTTTTTCGACGACCTGTCGGGGAATAGCTGA
- a CDS encoding recombinase family protein, which yields MAKAPSPASRLRRLIGYARVSTEDQVTDVQADELRQAGCAVIHHEQGSGATRSRPVLTKLLREIRGGDVLVVVRLDRLARSVSHLLEVIETLEQRSAHFRSLRDPIDTSTPQGMFSLQVLGAVAQLERALIAERTKAGIAAARARGRLPGNPGLRERRPESIRAIAAARDGVYVGDLIASAQSFLPIVQRLRPQHNWDDVVRVLNHKGQSWTVERLRRSVHRLVREGLAEPALVQRAPRRQPEDRLMTLVAGIAIADPHLSLRAIAAQLEAMRERTPRGGWQWAASSVKHLLDRARRLGLTVHEPADG from the coding sequence ATGGCCAAGGCCCCCTCCCCTGCTTCCAGACTGCGCCGCCTCATCGGCTATGCGCGGGTCTCGACGGAGGACCAGGTGACGGATGTACAGGCCGATGAACTCAGGCAAGCCGGATGCGCGGTCATCCACCACGAACAGGGATCGGGCGCAACGCGCTCGCGCCCCGTGCTGACCAAGCTGTTGCGCGAGATCCGCGGGGGCGACGTCCTGGTCGTCGTCAGGCTCGACCGTCTCGCCCGGTCCGTCAGCCATCTGCTCGAGGTGATCGAGACGCTCGAACAGCGCAGTGCGCATTTCCGCTCGCTGCGCGACCCCATCGACACGTCGACGCCGCAGGGAATGTTCTCGCTCCAGGTGCTCGGCGCGGTCGCCCAGTTGGAGCGGGCACTGATCGCCGAGCGGACGAAGGCCGGTATCGCTGCCGCAAGAGCGCGGGGCCGGCTTCCCGGCAATCCCGGCCTGCGTGAGCGGCGGCCGGAAAGCATTCGCGCCATCGCCGCGGCCCGGGACGGCGTCTATGTCGGCGATCTCATCGCCTCGGCGCAAAGCTTTCTGCCGATCGTGCAACGGCTGCGTCCGCAGCATAACTGGGATGACGTCGTCCGGGTCCTGAACCACAAGGGGCAGAGCTGGACGGTGGAGCGCCTTCGCCGATCGGTGCATCGCCTGGTGCGCGAAGGTCTCGCGGAGCCGGCGCTTGTCCAGCGCGCCCCGCGGCGGCAGCCGGAAGACCGCTTGATGACGCTTGTCGCCGGCATTGCCATTGCCGATCCGCACCTCAGCCTGCGGGCAATCGCCGCACAGCTCGAGGCGATGCGCGAGCGAACCCCGCGCGGTGGCTGGCAATGGGCGGCGTCGTCGGTCAAGCATCTGCTCGATCGCGCCAGGCGTCTCGGTTTGACGGTGCACGAACCCGCTGACGGTTGA
- a CDS encoding DUF1403 family protein, whose amino-acid sequence MILRPQSLSRHPGLLPGAPIATPALLVPTWLRRAVADAQTVAGKDVEDVALVVGAAIGALDAVVRRQERWAGAWRQRLALAAAAVTAGQAGRVEGESALRDAVLLTRPSDFLSAGPAGSMLLAWRRLAGTPTEKLLTKASIGAVLDDLGLPRDDDAVSDLADDLRQLSAGIGTVGMLTGAFTAAERYGFARAFGCWLADALLAQRLGWAHAVPLLGAEAALGTSARTRRSVVNSVATRTETGLERAKSLLAAQARAALRAIDLFVELERRADRLLAVAPKLRAKAADTVVERLLSDDAIVASENISGMSDRGLRRLFDRLLELGAVRELSGRPTFRIYGL is encoded by the coding sequence ATGATTCTGCGGCCCCAATCCCTCTCGCGCCACCCTGGTCTGCTCCCTGGAGCGCCAATCGCCACGCCTGCGCTCCTTGTCCCTACCTGGCTGCGCCGCGCCGTCGCCGATGCGCAAACCGTTGCGGGCAAAGACGTCGAGGACGTCGCGCTCGTTGTCGGCGCTGCCATCGGCGCGCTCGATGCGGTCGTCCGCCGGCAGGAGCGGTGGGCCGGCGCCTGGCGGCAGCGCCTTGCGCTTGCGGCGGCCGCAGTCACGGCAGGGCAGGCTGGCCGCGTCGAGGGTGAAAGCGCGCTGCGCGACGCCGTGCTGCTCACACGCCCAAGCGATTTTTTGTCCGCCGGCCCCGCCGGATCGATGCTGCTGGCTTGGCGCCGGCTGGCCGGCACGCCTACCGAGAAACTGCTGACCAAGGCGAGCATCGGCGCGGTGCTCGATGACCTCGGTCTCCCCCGCGACGATGACGCAGTCAGCGACCTGGCGGACGATCTTCGACAGCTTTCCGCGGGCATCGGAACGGTCGGCATGCTGACCGGCGCGTTCACGGCCGCCGAAAGATATGGCTTCGCACGAGCCTTCGGATGCTGGCTCGCCGACGCCCTGCTGGCGCAGCGGCTGGGTTGGGCCCACGCGGTGCCGCTGCTGGGCGCCGAAGCGGCCTTGGGCACAAGCGCCCGCACCCGTCGATCGGTAGTCAACTCTGTTGCGACACGCACTGAGACGGGTCTCGAGCGTGCCAAAAGTCTGCTCGCCGCGCAGGCGCGCGCCGCGCTGCGCGCCATTGATCTTTTCGTCGAGCTTGAGCGTCGCGCGGACCGGCTGCTTGCGGTTGCTCCGAAACTCAGGGCCAAGGCGGCGGACACGGTCGTCGAAAGGCTCCTGTCCGACGATGCGATCGTCGCCTCTGAAAATATCTCAGGCATGAGCGATCGCGGCCTGCGCCGGCTGTTCGACCGGCTGCTTGAACTCGGCGCCGTGCGTGAACTGTCCGGCCGCCCAACCTTCCGCATCTACGGACTCTGA